The genomic DNA TTCAAGAACGCTGGCACGGGATTTACGCCAAGCATCCGACGTTGCCGGTCTTTGAAGCGAAAGCAGAGGATGGCGTACAAATTTTTGTTGGCCCCGGCGGGGCCGGAATGACAATGTCGTTCGGATTGGCCGATCGAGCATGGAATAACTGGACTGGAGTGGAGAAACAGAATGCCTAAGAAGCTGAAACATCTCAATGCAATCGTATTTGACTGGGCAGGGACAACTGTGGACCACGGGAGCTGTGCTCCGGCGATTGTGTTTCAGGAAATTTTTCGCCAACGTGGAGTGACGGTGACAGCCGCTCAGGCTCGCGAGCCGATGGGAATGGCCAAGCGGGCACACATCGCCACGGTCGTTGCCATGCCTAGCGTTGCCAAATCCTGGGAAGAAAAATATGGCAGCCCTTGCAGCGACGCTGATATCGACGCGATGTATGCAGATTTTCTCCCGTTGCAAAAGAAGACGCTCAAAGATCACAGTCAACTCATTCCCGGTGTAGCAGAGGCCATTCAGGAGTGCCGCGCCCTCGGCTTGAAGATTGGTTCGTCGACGGGATACACACATGAGTTGATGGAATCTGTCACAGTTGCGGCGAAGGAGCAAGGATACGAACCCGATTGCCTTGTCTGTTCGGAAGATGCCCCCGCTGGCCGTCCTGCCCCGTATCTTCTCTACGAGATTTCGAAGCAACTGGAGGTCTATCCGTTGTGGTCGATGATCAAAGTGGATGACACGCCAGTCGGAATCGAAGCGGGGCGCAATGCTGGGTGTTGGACAGTCGCAATCACTCGAACCGGAAATTGTGTCGGACTCAGCGAGCAGGAAGTCGAAGCGATTTCACCAGCAGAACTTCAAGAGAAGTGTCAGGCTGCCGAAGAACGTTTTCATGCAGCGGGTGCGCACATTATCATTGAGTCAGTTGCGGATATCGTCGAAGTCGTTCACGAAATCGAAGCACGCATGGAGCGAGGAGAAATGCCGATCTGACCTTTCGACTCGTGGTCATTCAGGTTTGTCAGGACGTTACTCAAAAAATCAGGACTCTCAATGAAGCCTTTCACCATTTCCATGTCGGTCATCCTTTTTCTCGTTCATATGCCTCTGCAAGCTGAGGAGCAAATTGGCGTTGGCGCACAGGCTCCCGAAGGTGCAGAAGTTCTCTTCGATGGAAGTCGAGAAATGCTCGATGAGAAATGGACGTATTGGAAGGGGCCACGATTTGCCTCTTCGTTGCCAATCAAATGGAAAATTGTTGACGATCCCGTTGATGACGGAACGGTTCTGATGACAGACGACCCGGTCGCTGCTGGCGGGAAGTACGGAACTGCTGACATCGTTACGAAGAAAAAATTTCGAGACTTTCGAGCCCACGTTGAGTTTCTGATTATGAAACCGGGAGGCAACAGTGGAGTCTATTTGCAGAATCGCTATGAGATTCAAATTCTGGATGGCGACAAAACAAAGCATGGATTGGGGGCGGTGATTAATGAAACCGAATCACCCTACGACGCATACAACGGTCTCAAAAAATGGAATTCTTACGACATCATCTTCCGCGCAGCTCGATTCGAAAATGGGAAGCGATCTGAAAAAGCGATGGTCACAATGTACTTCAACGGGAAGAAGGTACACGTGAACCAGGAAATCAATCAGGTTTGGGGCGGACCGAATTCCGGAATCGATGGTGGCAACGACGGTGGACGTGGAATAACTGACGTCCCCGGTGGTCTGAAGCTACAGTGTGAAGGCCACGATGTTCGCTATCGAAACATCTGGATCAAAGAGCTGGATTTAAAATCAGCAGAGACTGACCTCGATGTCGAATAAAATAGATTCGTGATTCAGTTTCGAATGAGATTTGGTGAGGGATGAAGAACGTCGAGACTAACAGAGGATTTGACTTAGTCTTTGGCTTCGTTCAAGAGCGACTCCAATTGATGAGTCGCATCTTCGGTCACGGGATAGATGAGCGGCTTCCCGCGGACTTTTGTTGGAGTCGCGTAGTAGACGTTTTCGATCTTCACGACCGGAACGAGATATTTCACACCGGGACTCGCTGAGAGTTCCATGACATTGTGAAATCGAAGTGAGTCTTGATCTATGTTTTCGGGCCAGGACTTCTCGATCGTGAACTTTTTGAGTCCATCGTTAAATTGTCCTTGGACAATTAAGTCAGAGTTTTGAACCTGAAAACGGTTCAGAGTCGTTGGGTTCGCTGTGGTGAGCGTCATCCATAACAAAATAGAGAGCCAGATTGCTCCTATAAGAATCGCGATCGTCAGCCGGGAAGACGGAGGGCGAACCTGTGGTCGATCACTCGCTGGCACAAACGGACTCCGTCAGTCGTTGGGTATTTCGTTGAGTTCAATTCTCGCATTCAATCATCACAGACTGAATACACTACAGAGTCTGAGGGGACTTCTCAGAGCAGTTCGCTCGTCCATGTGTCCGTGAAGAACACGTTCTCCAGCGAAATGATTGTTCGCCACGAGGCTGAACGCTAACACAAAAACATCAATTCGATGAATGCTGGAGAATCGATCCAAGAATCTAAATTGAGCTCTCAAGCACTGAGAAAAATAACCATTCCGGAATTTTCAGGACTGGTTCAAACCTGAATCGGTTCGATGGACTCACCGTGAAAGTACACGATGAGTCATCTTGGCAATGAGTTGTTACTCCGGGTAATTACTCTGAATCTTCACTCTTTGGGGCAACAATCTTGTAGTTGTGATCAAAGGCGTCTTCGAAGTCATAGACATCGAAGAAGTCACTCAACTGGTCTCGATCTGTTTTTCGCATTTCTCCTCGCTCAATCATGTCGAAGACAATGCGTCCGAAATCGCCAGTGCTGTGAACTCCCCAATGGGCAAAGACATGACTTGTCAAAAGTCCATATCGAAGGATTCCCAACTCACGCACACCGTGCATGAGTTCCTGACCTGTAATATGAGCGTCCTCTTCATCGTTGAGTGAAGAACTGCGGTCCAATTTATTTTGGGTATGATGCAGCGCTTCGTAGATAAAGCGGTACGCGTCCTGATGGTATTTCGTTTCTAAGGGGGCAGTTGGGCTTGGCAGACTCATTGAGCCACTCCGTCTCTTGAAACACCGATTGGCGGGGATGATTGTGACAGTGGGGAAATGAATATCATCATGTTCTGAGGATACTCTGTACTAACTATACTACGTGTGGTGCAATTGAGGAAAGGTCTTCCGTGGAATTGTTCTCTCTCATTCGGCAGATTTCGCATCCTCGGGAGGCGTCTTTTCTTCTGACGATGTTTTTTGTGAACCACCGCTAATCACGGTAATAATATCGGCAGAATCGACAAGAATTCTACGGTGGTCTTCGAATGAGACAAGAATCTTTTGTGCAAGAATTTCCTGTGCGATCACTTTCCCTTTGCCTTGTTTCGTGAGAACCATTTTGCCGATCTTGGGAAGTTCTCGACGATACGATTCGTAAGTGTCGTATTCGTACCGCAGGCAGCACTTCAGTCGTCCGCAGCGCCCTGAGATTTTATTTGGGTCCAGCGAAGCTTTTTGCATTTTCGCCATTTTCATTGAAACCGGTGGCATCTCGGTGAGATGCGTATTACAGCAGACAGGCTTCCCGCAATCCCCGTAATCTGCCATGAGTTTGGCTTCGTCCCGAATTCCAATTTGCCTCATCTCGATGCGCGTATTGAATTTTTGGGCAAGTGTTTTCACCAACTCGCGGAAATCGACTCTCGATTCAGACAGGAAATAGAAAATTACCCGTTCGCCGCCGAACAGTCGTTCCACATCGACCAGTTGCATCGGCACTTTCATTTCTGCGATGGTCTCTTTTCCACTCAGGAAAGATTCTTGCTCGCGAGCCCAACCTTCTGTGCGAGTCTTTTCGTCTTCCTGGCCAGCGACTCTCAGAATCTTTCCACTTGCGTCTTCTTTGCCAAGATACTCCTTTGTTCGCTCGTTGGCAGAGCAAAGGATTTCTCCCCATTCAGTTCCGCGATGGCTGCGAACAACCACCTGATTGCCACGTTGGAATTTTTGCGGTCCTTTGGCACTAAACTCACCCAGGAATCGCATTGTTCCGTAACGCACGACATATTTGTTTGCCATAATTCACTCCAGAGTTCAGAATCAACAGAATTGGCGGGACTTCTTCGCTTTAACAAAGCTGATCAAGTGAGCGTCAATCGTGTGAATGACAGTGGTCTGATAGCTTTGTGAACGATCCCTCGTCATCCAGCTGCTAAGTGTGGAAAAGCAGCCTTGAGGTCGAGTGTGTCACCATTTTCTTTCTGGAGTTCAAGCAACGACTGAAAGAGCTTAAGAGACGTTGCTTGCGTGTCTGGATTGTCGAAAAGATCATCAAGTTCGTTCGGATCTTCCGCGACATGGTACAGACGGGCTTTACTGATTCTTGGATACAGGATCAATTTGTATCCATCCTGTTTGACCATGCGTTGAAGGTCAATATAGCCGCCATAAATCGCAGGGTAATACGTCTTGTTTCGTTCACCGCTGAGAATCGGCAGGAGGCTATGGAAGTCCACATGCTTCGGCTTTTTGAGATCTGCAAGTTCCAGAGTCGTTGGCATCACATCCTGTAAGTAAATCGATGTGTCAATCTTTTTGCCTTTGGGGACACCTGGGCCGACCACCATGAATGGAACTCGAATACTGTGGTCGTACATATTTTGTTTGCCGATCATTCCATGATGACCAACGGCCAGTCCGTGATCAGCAGTGAAGAAGATCCAGGTGTTGTTCCGTTTGCCCGATTTCTCCAGCCCATCCAGGATACGACCAATCTGGTGATCCATGTGGGTAATGATTGCGTAATACTCCTGTCGGTTCACTCGCACGGAATATTCGGTTCTGGGAAAAGGGGCGAGTTTTTCATCGCGCTGATTCTTCCCGAGACCGATCTCATTGTGATATGGGTACAGCGGCTGAAAACTTGTCGGGACTTTGATTTTGTCTTCAGGGTACATGTCGACATATTTTTTAGGCGACTGCCTGGGATCATGCGGAGCATTAAAGGCGATGTACATGAAGAAAGGAGAGTCTTGCGCCTTGGCATCTTCGAAGAACGAAAGCGCATCATCGGCGACGACAGTGCTCCAGTGCTTTCCTCCCTCCCAGAATCCCCCAAATTTTTTGTCATACGGGCTCCACTTGTCTGGTTGTCCTTCAACCGGACGGCTGTAGCCTGCTTCAGTCTGTTTAGGCATTCCACCACGGATGTGGTCAGCGATGTCGAACGTTTTCGCAGCGTCGTATTTCACGTGCCACTTGCCGGTCATGTAGGTCCGGTATCCTGCGGACTTCATGTGCTCCGCCCAGAACCGGCCATTCTCAACTTCTGCTTTGAGATCGGCATTCACTTTGTTCGCATGCCAGATGTAGCGACCGGTGTTGATCATCGTTCGGGAGGCAACGCAAATCGCACCGTTCCATCCACCCATGTTGTAACACTGGGTAAAGGTTGTCCCCTCCGACACAAGTCGATCAAGGTTTGGGGTGCGAATCTCGTCATTTCCAAGTGCATGAATTGTGTCGTAGCACTGGTCGTCTGCAAAGATGAACAGGATATTCGGCTTCTCAGCTGCGAAGGCAGAACTCGAAATGGAGAGCACGATCACTGCAAAGATATGGAAAAGACTTTGTTTCATCAGGATAGATTTCTGTTCGCTTTTGGGAAATCAACGATTTCGAGCATGATATCACGCTTTTGGTTCTCGCCTGTAGACTTGCAGACTACTATTCTCACAAATCGAAGGCTAGGCAACTTCCGAAAGAACTGACCCGGAAGGCTGAATTGAGCCTTTTCTGCTTTGAACATTGAGAGCCTGACCAGACGATCTCGGTCTCTGGGAACGGCTCAGATGATACCCCTTACTTGAGTTTGCATGAATGATGTCGACTGTGTGTCTTTTTGATATTGATGGAACATTACTCAACTCCGGTGGAGCGGGGCAACATGCGATGGAGCAGGCGCTTCTGGACGTTTTCGGGGTGACAGGTCCGTACGAGGACATTCGCGCTGCTGGACGGACCGATAAAGCGATCACCACGGATCTCTTCAATCACCACAAGATTGAGCTCTCCGAGGAGAATTGGAACAGCTTCCTTGAATCGTACGTGGCTCATCTTCCAAATTCATTGGCAACTCAAAAGGGGAGCGTGCTCCCCGGAATCGTGGACATACTGAATCGGCTAAGCGAAGACGAATCGGTATCGCTCGGTCTGTTGACGGGAAATCTTCGGGTTGGTGCGGACGTGAAATTGCAACATTACAAACTGGATCATCATTTCAAGTTCGGCGGCTTTGGAGATGTGCATCACGACCGGGATGACGTCGCTCGATTTGCACTCCAGGAGGCGATCCGGCATTTGGACTGTGACGTCCCCGGAGAAACTGTCTGGGTAATCGGAGATACTCCTTCTGACGTCACCTGTGGACGCGCCATCGGAGCACGTACGATTGCGGTTGCTACAGGCATCTATGATGCGAAAGTTCTTAAAGACGCAAAACCCGATTATCTGTTTGACGACTTCTCTGATGTTACGACGGTCGTTGATTGCCTGATGGGACTGGCGAACTCTGCCGAGTAACCACCCTTAAGTAAAACTCTCAAGTCGGAAGCACCCAAAGAAGGAACCAAGAATGTCCCCCGGCGTTGCATTTATGCTCACTGCTGCAATCGCATATTTGATCGGAGCGATTCCGTTCAGTTTGTTGATCGCTAAATTTGTTCGCGGGATCGACTTACGCGAGCAAGGAAGCGGCAACGTCGGTGCGACAAATGTTGCCAGAACGATGGGGGCTAAGTGGGGAGTGCTTGCGCTATTTTGCGATGCCACCAAAGGCATGGTTTCGGTCGGGCTGATTCCATTGCTCCTTCCGGTTGATGAAACATTGATCATTCATCAACAGGTTCTGGGAGCAATCTTCGCGGTCCTCGGGCACATGTTTTCGATTTGGCTTGGAATGCGGGGCGGGAAAGGTGTTGCGACGGCATTGGGGGCAGTTGTGATTCTCTCTCCCTGGACAACACTCATTGCCTTTATTGCATTTGTGATTGTGTTCGTTCCGACAAAACTTGTCTCATTGGCATCGATGCTCGCAGCGGTCACCTATGCGGTGACGCAAATTGTGCGATATCAATCTGAACTCTTCTCCGAACGACTCTGGAGCTTGGCTGTCTTCAGTATTGGGGTTCCTTGCCTGATCATCTTTCAACATCGAGCAAATGTCGTCCGGTTACTCAATGGATCAGAATCGAAACTGACCTTAGGAAAGAAAAAAACGGCCCCTGCTCCACAGGATGCGACGAGCAAGTCAACTCACGAATGACGATGCTCTCCGTACTCGATTATGCATTCATATGAGGCGTCGCTATGGAGGGAGATGAGGGGAAATTTGAATAGAGTTCCCCGTGACCAGAGACCGGACGCCTGCTTCTGTCGGTGAGGTTCTTGAACTCACTTTTTTCTGCGTCTCTTCTGTGTTAGATTCCTTGCTCCAATCCACCAACAGAGTCAAATTCTAGAACACTTTCGTGTTTCTTGTGTCCGCGAATTGAGCGTCTTGTCAGGTGATTGGCTGTGTGCCACGAGACAGGACTGCGACACCTTTATCAAAACCGCTCAAGAGAGCAGTTTGCTCGACCGTGTGCCCGTGAAGAACTCATTTCTCCAATGAAAATAATGTTCGCCACGAGGCAGAACCCGAAAACCAATTCGAAAGATGCTCCATGTTTATTGTCACTGTCAATTTCAAAGCCAAGCCAGACAAAATCGAAGAGTTCCGCGAAGCGATTCTCTTTCAGGCAAAAAGTTCTCGGGACAACGAGGCGGGCTGTCAACAGTTTGATGTTGTCATTTCGCAAGACGACCCGTCCCGCTTTTTTGTCTATGAAATTTACGACGATGCAGCTGCGTTTGAAGTTCACAAGAACAGCCCGCACTCAGCGATCACCGGCGAAAGAGTTCCAGATTTGATCGAAGAGCGTGATCTTCAAATTTGGACCAAGATTGACGGGTGAGTCGTCCCATCGGGCGCGGTCGCTCGTTTGGAGTCAGCTGTTTTAGTGAATCAGCCAGTCTTTCCCATCTACGATGGAGGTCGCGAAGACGATTTCCATCGTAGAAAACTATCGTGCGTCATCTTGCAGGCTGTAATCGTCGATCTTTTTATGTAGCGTGTTTCGATTGATTCCCAGCTTCGTAGCGGTTTTTGTTTGGGTTCCCTGACAGCTCCTCAGCACCTGGAGGATCAACTCTCTCTCCACGAGCCCCATAACCGCTTCGTGACACTTTCCATCTTCTGCGACTTCGCTGAGTCCACGTTCGACGAGTTCAGCACAAAGTGATTGCAGTTCCGATCGCTCGATACGCCCCAGGCGAATTGGAGCTTCTCCGCGGACATGAGAGGGAAGCAAATCAGCGGTCAGTTCATCGCCATCTGCTAGAACAATCGCGCGTTCGATGTAGTTTTGCAACTCGCGAACGTTCCCGGGCCATAGGTAAGACTTGAGAAAATCGAGTGCGTCCTGAGAGACCATTCTGATGATACGCTGATTCTCGATTGCGTACCTGTTCACAAAAAATTGAACAAGTTCAGGGATGTCTTCCCGGCGTTCACGAAGCGGGGGAACATAGAGCGGAAGCACGTTCAATCGGTAATATAAATCTTCTCGAAACCCATCGGTTTCGACCATCTCAGCCAAGTCCCGATTTGTTGCAGCGATCACTCGGCAGTCAACGGTCACGGTTTTGGTGTCACCGACTCGCTCAAATTCGTGCTCTTGCAGCACCCGCAAAAGTTTCACTTGAAGCGTCGGGCTGACAGAGTTGATCTCGTCAAGGAAAATGGTTCCTCCGTGTGCGGCTTCGAAACGACCTGTGCGGTTTTCAATGGCGTTGGTGAACGCCCCTTTGACATGTCCGAAAAGTTCGCTTTCCAGCAAGCTTTCACTCAATGCTCCGCAGTTGACGCGAATGAACGGACCGGTTGCACGCGGACTGAGATCATGAACAGAACGGGCTGCGAGTTCTTTCCCTGTTCCAGTTTCGCCAAGGAGTAAAACCGTTGCTGAGCTGTTCGCGATCTTACGCAAGTGGCGAAAGAGCTCGCGCATCCGCTCGCTTGCTCCAATGAAGCCGTCGAACGGTGGGGAATCCAATTGTTTTGAATCCATGAATACGAATCGTGCAGAAAAAGGCAGACAAATACCAAGCTGCCTAGATTGTATGCAGATTTCTGCAGATGCGAAGCTTTGAAGGGGAAAGTCTCACAAAAAATAAATGAAAATAAGCCTGCGTTGTGGCAACTGCTCGAAAAAGAAGCACTTGTCGGCTTGATTGAAATCGCTGAGGCGCTTGGCGACACACCTTGGGTGTGTCGCTCAACGGTCTGTTTTAATGAGCCGGTGGTGGGCTGTTTTGGAATGCACGGTTCCGGAACATGAACTCGATGATGTTCCCTTCGTGCGGTTGCAACCAGTTGAGTTGCATCGTTTTCACGCGTCCGATGTTCAAGCGGTCGATGTGCGTTGCATCGAGAAGTTGCCGAGACCATGCCTCGTCTTCGGTAATCGCGGAACCGACTAATGTTGGGCCGATTGTTTTAATCATTTTTGCTTGTGGGCATTCAACAACCGAGGCAAACGGGAACATGTATTCCGTGTTTGCCAGAAATGGTTCAGGACTTGAGCAGTGAACAATTGTTGGTCGCAGGAAATCATATCGCTCGTGTTTGACCCAGCGATCACCGTCACGGTATTTGGCGGTGACCTCTGTCACGCCATGATCTTTGAGTTTGTCCTCGATCTGGTCATTCATCGCTTCAGCGACACCCTTCGTGGTGAAGGCGGCCAGTGATGCGTTTGGATCGGACATCGGCAAAGGCGCGATTGGTCCAAGTTTCTGTGCGATGGCATCTGCGATTTCCTCGGTATGTCGCGACGCCCAAATGCTTGAGGCGTTGATGCAACTTCGCCCGGAATTCGCGAAAACGCTATCGACGAGAAGATCAAGGAAGCTTTCCCATTGATCGACGACATCGTCGCCAATCAGGATCTTTGAGAACCCAGGCCCATGTGGTTGCACTCGGGGGTTGGAGGCGTATTGGTCGATTGTTTGTTGTCCGCCGAAGATCATTGAACGATCACATGTTTCCATGACAGCAGCACCACAGTCGCGAGGTCCGGGATACAAGCTGAACGCTTCTCCGGGAATGCCAGCTTCGGTCATCGCTGCGAACATTCGATATGGCGTCCAAGGTTCCTGGGAACCCGGTTTAAGAACAAGTCCAAGTTGCAGCGGAATGAGTGGCAGCCAGAGCGTATGCACGCCTGGTGAGTTGTTGGGCAAGACAGCTCCGAGGACGGGTGAAGTTGCCTGGTAACTGACCATCACTCCCCGTTCTTCCATGCCGTATCCTTTGGAGAGGATTTCGAACGGAAGTCCACGTGTGAGCGAGTTGAGAACGTCTTTCATGTGTTGCATGACAAAGGCGTTCTTCTTCATGTTCCCTTCGCACATGTGTACCGGAAGGCCAGTCGTAGCTGACTGAATCTCGCAGAACTGCTCGGGAGTTTGTGTCCCGTTCCCAAGTGGAAGTTCAGCTTCCATGAACAGCTTGCCAGCCTTGGCACACATTTCACAGAGTTCCTCGATGGAGAACTGCAATAAAGCTTCCCGCGCCCGGGCAGCTTTCCGCAT from Thalassoglobus polymorphus includes the following:
- the phnX gene encoding phosphonoacetaldehyde hydrolase — translated: MPKKLKHLNAIVFDWAGTTVDHGSCAPAIVFQEIFRQRGVTVTAAQAREPMGMAKRAHIATVVAMPSVAKSWEEKYGSPCSDADIDAMYADFLPLQKKTLKDHSQLIPGVAEAIQECRALGLKIGSSTGYTHELMESVTVAAKEQGYEPDCLVCSEDAPAGRPAPYLLYEISKQLEVYPLWSMIKVDDTPVGIEAGRNAGCWTVAITRTGNCVGLSEQEVEAISPAELQEKCQAAEERFHAAGAHIIIESVADIVEVVHEIEARMERGEMPI
- a CDS encoding 3-keto-disaccharide hydrolase: MSVILFLVHMPLQAEEQIGVGAQAPEGAEVLFDGSREMLDEKWTYWKGPRFASSLPIKWKIVDDPVDDGTVLMTDDPVAAGGKYGTADIVTKKKFRDFRAHVEFLIMKPGGNSGVYLQNRYEIQILDGDKTKHGLGAVINETESPYDAYNGLKKWNSYDIIFRAARFENGKRSEKAMVTMYFNGKKVHVNQEINQVWGGPNSGIDGGNDGGRGITDVPGGLKLQCEGHDVRYRNIWIKELDLKSAETDLDVE
- a CDS encoding Minf_1886 family protein, producing the protein MSLPSPTAPLETKYHQDAYRFIYEALHHTQNKLDRSSSLNDEEDAHITGQELMHGVRELGILRYGLLTSHVFAHWGVHSTGDFGRIVFDMIERGEMRKTDRDQLSDFFDVYDFEDAFDHNYKIVAPKSEDSE
- a CDS encoding PSP1 domain-containing protein is translated as MANKYVVRYGTMRFLGEFSAKGPQKFQRGNQVVVRSHRGTEWGEILCSANERTKEYLGKEDASGKILRVAGQEDEKTRTEGWAREQESFLSGKETIAEMKVPMQLVDVERLFGGERVIFYFLSESRVDFRELVKTLAQKFNTRIEMRQIGIRDEAKLMADYGDCGKPVCCNTHLTEMPPVSMKMAKMQKASLDPNKISGRCGRLKCCLRYEYDTYESYRRELPKIGKMVLTKQGKGKVIAQEILAQKILVSFEDHRRILVDSADIITVISGGSQKTSSEEKTPPEDAKSAE
- a CDS encoding sulfatase-like hydrolase/transferase, giving the protein MKQSLFHIFAVIVLSISSSAFAAEKPNILFIFADDQCYDTIHALGNDEIRTPNLDRLVSEGTTFTQCYNMGGWNGAICVASRTMINTGRYIWHANKVNADLKAEVENGRFWAEHMKSAGYRTYMTGKWHVKYDAAKTFDIADHIRGGMPKQTEAGYSRPVEGQPDKWSPYDKKFGGFWEGGKHWSTVVADDALSFFEDAKAQDSPFFMYIAFNAPHDPRQSPKKYVDMYPEDKIKVPTSFQPLYPYHNEIGLGKNQRDEKLAPFPRTEYSVRVNRQEYYAIITHMDHQIGRILDGLEKSGKRNNTWIFFTADHGLAVGHHGMIGKQNMYDHSIRVPFMVVGPGVPKGKKIDTSIYLQDVMPTTLELADLKKPKHVDFHSLLPILSGERNKTYYPAIYGGYIDLQRMVKQDGYKLILYPRISKARLYHVAEDPNELDDLFDNPDTQATSLKLFQSLLELQKENGDTLDLKAAFPHLAAG
- a CDS encoding HAD family hydrolase; its protein translation is MMSTVCLFDIDGTLLNSGGAGQHAMEQALLDVFGVTGPYEDIRAAGRTDKAITTDLFNHHKIELSEENWNSFLESYVAHLPNSLATQKGSVLPGIVDILNRLSEDESVSLGLLTGNLRVGADVKLQHYKLDHHFKFGGFGDVHHDRDDVARFALQEAIRHLDCDVPGETVWVIGDTPSDVTCGRAIGARTIAVATGIYDAKVLKDAKPDYLFDDFSDVTTVVDCLMGLANSAE
- the plsY gene encoding glycerol-3-phosphate 1-O-acyltransferase PlsY, whose translation is MSPGVAFMLTAAIAYLIGAIPFSLLIAKFVRGIDLREQGSGNVGATNVARTMGAKWGVLALFCDATKGMVSVGLIPLLLPVDETLIIHQQVLGAIFAVLGHMFSIWLGMRGGKGVATALGAVVILSPWTTLIAFIAFVIVFVPTKLVSLASMLAAVTYAVTQIVRYQSELFSERLWSLAVFSIGVPCLIIFQHRANVVRLLNGSESKLTLGKKKTAPAPQDATSKSTHE
- a CDS encoding putative quinol monooxygenase, which produces MFIVTVNFKAKPDKIEEFREAILFQAKSSRDNEAGCQQFDVVISQDDPSRFFVYEIYDDAAAFEVHKNSPHSAITGERVPDLIEERDLQIWTKIDG
- a CDS encoding sigma-54 interaction domain-containing protein produces the protein MDSKQLDSPPFDGFIGASERMRELFRHLRKIANSSATVLLLGETGTGKELAARSVHDLSPRATGPFIRVNCGALSESLLESELFGHVKGAFTNAIENRTGRFEAAHGGTIFLDEINSVSPTLQVKLLRVLQEHEFERVGDTKTVTVDCRVIAATNRDLAEMVETDGFREDLYYRLNVLPLYVPPLRERREDIPELVQFFVNRYAIENQRIIRMVSQDALDFLKSYLWPGNVRELQNYIERAIVLADGDELTADLLPSHVRGEAPIRLGRIERSELQSLCAELVERGLSEVAEDGKCHEAVMGLVERELILQVLRSCQGTQTKTATKLGINRNTLHKKIDDYSLQDDAR
- a CDS encoding aldehyde dehydrogenase family protein — translated: MLEIPVIRWGKPYTSMEKAPVIHFETGEELAQMDQANGGLIKMDMRKAARAREALLQFSIEELCEMCAKAGKLFMEAELPLGNGTQTPEQFCEIQSATTGLPVHMCEGNMKKNAFVMQHMKDVLNSLTRGLPFEILSKGYGMEERGVMVSYQATSPVLGAVLPNNSPGVHTLWLPLIPLQLGLVLKPGSQEPWTPYRMFAAMTEAGIPGEAFSLYPGPRDCGAAVMETCDRSMIFGGQQTIDQYASNPRVQPHGPGFSKILIGDDVVDQWESFLDLLVDSVFANSGRSCINASSIWASRHTEEIADAIAQKLGPIAPLPMSDPNASLAAFTTKGVAEAMNDQIEDKLKDHGVTEVTAKYRDGDRWVKHERYDFLRPTIVHCSSPEPFLANTEYMFPFASVVECPQAKMIKTIGPTLVGSAITEDEAWSRQLLDATHIDRLNIGRVKTMQLNWLQPHEGNIIEFMFRNRAFQNSPPPAH